The following are encoded together in the Lactuca sativa cultivar Salinas chromosome 1, Lsat_Salinas_v11, whole genome shotgun sequence genome:
- the LOC111915370 gene encoding uncharacterized protein LOC111915370, translating into MKVDKLKQDSGGGFLDLFDWNMKSRKKFYKTPDLSGRSKQKRSSDVNINIPIPITQFHPSKESNNRSRKGCSSSLIDEDDYGKSPGVVARLMGLDSLPNPTSSFNDTQSNRFFDSRYVRKRIELEQKDFHQQIDRKHKVIEKFQAESLPQKSDKSVHVTRQKLLSPIKSSGFGSSDDPIRIMQVGSKTPSRKPSESNAAKSLKGQSMNKSWDGCLERKPFMEDGKKSVSLALQAKINVKTREGSSTLRKSSTNSVLKQNNQKQNCLNGRGLGKPNAKSPVTLPNSQCRKPVSGKSSSKIPAKSMNKTVNQRKRDKNEGDGYVVRSNGSDVVSFTFTSPISRTPIRSTEKKNTFLADNHGTLLDQKLREINITTIFQDKRNQGRIYKDDSCPGFSSNVPLFKDQELVGVFSQKLTTMEVETESEPSYVDNILVNIKSMFEDFSVGRTQKIVNPRLFDILEAKRPILGKKNEAKLRRKLVFDCVSECVDSKCRVWLRGLLVVRRKKRLAKEVCNKISGWERMKDCMVDELVDKDMSSDQHQKWLDFDVEAFEVGVEIERRLLDSLINEVVADILVL; encoded by the exons ATGAAAGTTGACAAATTGAAACAAGATTCCGGCGGTGGTTTTCTCGATTTATTCGATTGGAATATGAAATCACGCAAGAAATTCTACAAAACTCCTGATTTATCTG GACGATCGAAGCAGAAAAGGAGTAGCGATGTAAACATAAACATACCCATACCCATTACGCAATTTCATCCG TCGAAGGAATCGAACAATCGAAGCAGAAAAGGTTGTTCGTCTTCACTAATCGATGAAGATGATTATGGAAAATCCCCCGGAGTAGTCGCTAGGCTTATGGGATTGGATTCGCTTCCAAATCCAACTTCAAGTTTCAACGACACACAATCAAACCGATTTTTTGATTCCCGATATGTTAGAAAAAGAATCGAACTTGAACAGAAAGATTTCCACCAACAAATTGATCGAAAACATAAAGTGATCGAGAAGTTTCAAGCCGAAAGTTTACCACAAAAATCCGATAAATCGGTTCATGTAACTCGACAAAAACTCTTATCTCCGATTAAAAGCTCCGGATTCGGGTCATCAGATGACCCGATTCGCATAATGCAAGTCGGTTCAAAAACACCATCGAGAAAACCATCGGAGTCGAATGCTGCTAAGAGTTTAAAAGGGCAATCAATGAATAAGAGTTGGGATGGTTGTTTAGAAAGAAAACCATTCATGGAAGATGGAAAGAAATCGGTTTCTTTAGCTCTTCAGGCAAAGATTAACGTTAAAACACGAGAAGGTTCGAGTACATTAAGGAAATCTTCTACAAACAGTGTGCTCAAACAAAACAACCAGAAACAAAATTGCTTGAATGGAAGAGGATTAGGAAAACCTAATGCAAAATCTCCAGTGACTTTGCCCAACTCACAGTGCCGGAAACCAGTTTCCGGGAAGAGCTCGAGTAAGATTCCGGCGAAATCTATGAACAAAACTGTCAATCAAAGGAAACGCGATAAAAATGAAGGAGATGGATACGTGGTTAGATCTAATGGATCGGATGTTGTTTCTTTTACATTCACTTCCCCAATTTCACGCACTCCGATAAGATCTACAGAGAAAAAGAACACCTTTTTGGCTGATAATCATGGCACccttttggaccaaaaactaAGGGAAATAAACATAACTACAATCTTCCAAGATAAAAGAAACCAAGGTAGAATATATAAAGATGATTCGTGTCCAGGGTTTTCTTCAAATGTCCCGTTGTTCAAAGATCAAGAACTTGTTGGGGTTTTCTCACAGAAATTgacaacaatggaggtggaaacCGAGTCAGAACCAAGTTACGTGGATAATATACTTGTCAATATCAAGTCCATGTTTGAGGATTTCAGTGTAGGAAGGACTCAAAAGATTGTAAACCCACGTCTATTTGATATACTGGAAGCCAAAAGACCGATTCTTGGGAAGAAAAACGAGGCTAAGTTAAGGCGGAAACTTGTGTTTGACTGTGTGAGTGAGTGTGTTGACTCGAAATGTAGAGTGTGGCTAAGAGGTTTATTGGTGGTTAGAAGAAAAAAACGGTTAGCAAAAGAAGTGTGTAACAAGATCTCGGGGTGGGAACGAATGAAAGATTGTATGGTGGATGAGCTTGTAGACAAGGATATGAGCAGTGATCAGCACCAAAAATGGCTTGATTTTGATGTTGAAGCGTTTGAAGTTGGAGTGGAAATCGAGAGGCGATTACTTGATTCTTTAATCAATGAAGTTGTTGCTGATATTTTGGTACTATAG